The Candidatus Hydrogenedentota bacterium genome includes a window with the following:
- a CDS encoding prepilin-type N-terminal cleavage/methylation domain-containing protein, with amino-acid sequence MKMQHKESGFTLIELMIVVAIIAIIAAIAIPNLLRSRMSANEASAAGAMRTISTGEVAFQTAAFVDTDADGTGDYGSLAQLANPDGAGATPPFIDQVLGAGSKQGYVFTVNVVNGTATTMPAYTCTATPAAAGRTGYRQYFVDESGVIRFTADGSAVTVSSSPLN; translated from the coding sequence ATGAAAATGCAACACAAAGAATCCGGTTTCACACTCATCGAGTTGATGATCGTAGTCGCCATCATCGCGATCATCGCCGCCATCGCCATCCCCAACCTGCTCCGCTCCCGCATGAGCGCAAACGAAGCGAGCGCGGCTGGCGCGATGCGCACGATTTCCACGGGTGAAGTGGCATTCCAGACGGCAGCATTTGTTGACACCGACGCAGATGGTACGGGCGACTATGGTTCCTTGGCGCAATTGGCAAATCCCGACGGCGCCGGCGCGACCCCGCCCTTTATCGATCAGGTTCTTGGCGCGGGTTCGAAGCAAGGCTATGTGTTCACGGTCAACGTCGTGAATGGTACTGCGACGACAATGCCCGCATACACCTGCACGGCAACCCCGGCAGCGGCTGGCCGGACGGGTTACCGCCAATACTTCGTCGACGAATCGGGCGTCATCCGGTTCACGGCAGACGGCAGCGCGGTAACGGTATCCTCCTCTCCGCTCAACTAA